From a region of the Fusobacterium sp. FSA-380-WT-3A genome:
- a CDS encoding aminotransferase class V-fold PLP-dependent enzyme: MEKNYYFDHSATSNPKPQIVINSVVEALTTFNGNPSRSSHKKSIELERKVFEVREKLANFFNIKNPLQIAFTKNSTEALNFAIKGINLKDCHIITSVLEHNSVLRPINYLKDEKNVKVSYITPDKNDEIVMENLEKNITPNTKAVIINHISNVTGYIFNLEKIGKICKKYNLIFVVDVSQSAGYYKIDIEKYNIDILCFTGHKSLLGIQGIGGIYVNENINLTPIIEGGTGSYSKLPRQPSKMPEVLEAGTSNVPGILSLGAGIDYIDSIGLDTIFKHEYKLTKYFIEEISSIDSIIIYDNFNIPRGPVVGINMKGINASELTNILSEEFNIFTRGGFHCAPLAHKYLGTYDFGCVRFSFGFSNTIEEIDYCVNSLKKIDNFLKNNL; encoded by the coding sequence ATGGAAAAAAATTACTATTTCGACCACAGTGCTACATCAAATCCAAAACCACAAATTGTTATAAACTCTGTTGTTGAAGCATTAACTACTTTTAATGGAAATCCTAGCAGAAGTTCACATAAAAAATCTATAGAACTTGAAAGAAAAGTTTTTGAAGTTAGAGAAAAACTTGCTAATTTTTTTAATATTAAAAATCCTTTACAAATAGCTTTTACAAAAAATTCTACTGAAGCCCTTAATTTTGCTATTAAAGGGATTAATTTAAAGGATTGTCACATCATTACATCAGTATTAGAGCATAATTCTGTTCTTAGACCTATAAATTATCTAAAAGATGAGAAAAATGTAAAAGTTTCTTATATTACTCCTGATAAAAATGATGAAATAGTCATGGAAAATTTAGAAAAAAATATTACACCTAACACAAAAGCTGTTATTATTAATCATATTTCAAATGTTACAGGTTATATTTTTAATTTAGAAAAAATTGGAAAAATTTGTAAAAAATATAACTTAATTTTTGTTGTAGACGTTTCTCAAAGTGCTGGATATTATAAAATAGATATAGAGAAATATAATATAGATATTCTTTGTTTCACAGGACATAAATCATTGTTAGGTATTCAGGGTATAGGAGGAATATATGTAAACGAAAACATAAACCTTACTCCTATTATAGAAGGTGGAACAGGTAGTTATTCAAAACTTCCTAGACAACCTTCAAAAATGCCTGAAGTTTTAGAAGCTGGTACATCTAATGTTCCTGGTATTTTAAGTCTTGGAGCAGGTATAGATTATATTGATTCTATAGGACTTGATACTATTTTTAAGCATGAATACAAACTTACTAAATATTTTATTGAAGAAATTTCTTCAATAGATTCTATTATTATATATGATAATTTTAATATTCCTAGAGGACCTGTTGTAGGTATTAATATGAAAGGAATAAACGCCTCTGAATTAACTAATATTCTTTCTGAAGAATTTAATATTTTTACAAGAGGAGGTTTCCATTGTGCTCCTTTAGCTCATAAATATTTAGGAACATATGATTTTGGATGTGTTCGTTTTTCATTTGGATTTTCTAATACAATAGAAGAAATTGACTATTGTGTTAATTCTTTAAAAAAAATAGATAATTTTTTAAAAAATAACTTATAA
- a CDS encoding HU family DNA-binding protein, which yields MTKKELANILYLKEVFDTKLEAEKKIDSILDLIQETLLSGENVNFIGWGKLEVVQRAPRLGRNPKTGEEVQIESRRGIKFKPGKNFLEKLN from the coding sequence ATGACAAAAAAAGAGTTAGCAAACATATTATATTTAAAGGAAGTATTTGATACTAAATTAGAAGCAGAGAAAAAAATAGATTCTATATTAGATTTAATTCAAGAAACACTATTATCTGGAGAAAACGTTAATTTTATCGGTTGGGGAAAATTAGAAGTAGTACAAAGAGCTCCAAGACTTGGAAGAAATCCTAAAACTGGAGAAGAAGTTCAAATTGAATCAAGAAGAGGAATCAAATTTAAACCTGGAAAAAATTTCTTAGAAAAATTAAACTAA
- the fusA gene encoding elongation factor G: MKNYTTDQIRNVSFLGHRGSGKTSLVEALLYRAKVVAKPGVIEKGNTLSDYDDEEITRQFSINTSVISLDYQDKIYNILDTPGYADFRGEVLSALTVSEGAVIVIDASAGIEVGTEKAWRLLEERNIPRIIFINKMDKGAINYKKILTELKEKFGKKIAPFCIPLGEGEEFKGFINVVENKCRIFTGDLCEDRPLVEHEDFESVKNLLVEAVAETSEEAMEKFFNGEEFTHDEIQQGLRKGVVNGDVVPVVVGSAIGGIGFQTLFEMIYDYMPTPVESKGGEVLGINPDTKEEIIRKVDMQEPFSAFVFKTIVDPFIGKISLFKVNSGIATKDVEVLNASQNKKEKLSNLYFVRGIKQRDTERVVAGDIAATTKLTYTKTGDTLCDKNSPIVYEQMKFPRPCIFMNVIPTKKSDDEKISTCLQKLSEEDPTLKVIRNSETKELLIGGQGKTHLEIVLSKLFNKFQVQATLSKPKVAYRETIRKEVSVQGKHKKQSGGAGQYGDVFIKFEPLYDKEYEFVDNIKGGVVPKQYLPAVEKGLHEAALKGPLAGYPVINFKATLFDGSYHPVDSNEISFKQAAILAFRKAMESGASPVLLEPIVKMEIIVPEEYTGDVMGDMNKRRGKILGIDPLTYGEQKISVEVPQKEVLEYAIDLKAMTQSKGRFEFEFLKYDYVPNEVADKVIEEVKKDKEEK; encoded by the coding sequence ATGAAAAACTATACTACTGATCAAATTAGAAATGTAAGCTTTTTAGGACACAGAGGCTCAGGAAAAACTTCACTTGTTGAAGCACTTTTATATAGAGCCAAAGTTGTTGCAAAACCTGGTGTTATTGAAAAAGGAAATACTTTATCAGATTATGATGATGAAGAAATAACAAGACAATTTTCAATAAATACTTCTGTTATATCTTTAGATTATCAAGATAAAATTTATAATATTTTGGATACTCCAGGATATGCAGATTTTAGAGGAGAAGTTTTATCAGCTTTAACTGTTTCTGAAGGAGCTGTTATTGTTATAGATGCTAGTGCTGGAATAGAAGTTGGAACAGAAAAAGCTTGGAGATTGTTAGAAGAAAGAAATATACCAAGAATAATATTTATTAATAAAATGGATAAAGGAGCTATAAATTATAAAAAAATTCTTACTGAATTAAAAGAAAAATTTGGTAAAAAAATTGCTCCATTCTGTATCCCTTTAGGAGAAGGAGAAGAATTTAAGGGATTTATAAACGTTGTAGAAAATAAATGTAGAATCTTTACAGGAGATTTATGTGAAGATAGACCTTTAGTAGAACATGAAGATTTTGAAAGTGTAAAAAATCTTCTTGTAGAAGCTGTAGCTGAAACAAGTGAAGAAGCTATGGAAAAATTCTTTAATGGGGAAGAATTTACTCATGATGAAATACAACAAGGACTTCGTAAAGGAGTTGTAAATGGAGATGTAGTTCCAGTAGTTGTAGGTTCTGCTATTGGAGGAATAGGATTCCAAACTTTATTTGAAATGATATATGATTATATGCCTACTCCTGTTGAATCAAAAGGTGGAGAAGTTTTAGGAATAAATCCAGATACTAAAGAGGAAATAATAAGAAAAGTTGACATGCAAGAGCCATTTTCAGCTTTTGTATTTAAAACTATAGTTGACCCATTTATTGGAAAAATATCTTTATTTAAGGTTAATTCTGGAATAGCTACAAAAGATGTAGAAGTTTTAAATGCTAGTCAAAATAAAAAAGAAAAATTAAGTAACCTTTATTTTGTAAGAGGTATAAAACAAAGAGATACAGAAAGAGTAGTGGCTGGAGATATAGCTGCTACTACAAAACTTACATATACAAAAACAGGTGATACTTTATGTGATAAAAATAGTCCAATAGTTTATGAACAAATGAAATTCCCAAGACCTTGTATATTTATGAATGTAATACCTACAAAAAAATCTGATGATGAAAAAATAAGTACTTGTCTTCAAAAGTTATCTGAAGAAGATCCAACTTTAAAAGTTATAAGAAATTCTGAAACTAAAGAATTGTTAATTGGTGGTCAAGGAAAAACTCATCTTGAAATAGTTTTAAGTAAATTATTTAATAAATTCCAAGTACAAGCAACTTTATCTAAACCAAAAGTAGCTTATAGAGAAACTATTAGAAAAGAAGTTTCAGTACAAGGAAAACATAAAAAACAGTCTGGTGGAGCTGGACAATATGGAGATGTATTTATTAAATTTGAACCATTGTATGATAAAGAATATGAATTTGTAGATAATATCAAAGGTGGAGTTGTACCAAAACAATATTTACCAGCAGTAGAAAAAGGATTACATGAAGCTGCACTTAAAGGACCTTTAGCAGGATATCCTGTTATAAACTTTAAAGCAACATTATTTGATGGATCTTATCACCCAGTAGATTCTAATGAAATTTCATTTAAACAGGCAGCAATTCTTGCTTTTAGAAAGGCTATGGAAAGTGGAGCATCACCAGTATTGTTAGAGCCAATTGTAAAAATGGAAATAATAGTTCCTGAAGAATATACAGGAGATGTAATGGGAGATATGAATAAAAGAAGAGGTAAAATTTTAGGAATAGACCCATTAACTTATGGAGAACAAAAAATTTCTGTTGAGGTTCCACAAAAAGAAGTACTAGAATATGCTATTGATTTAAAAGCTATGACTCAATCTAAAGGAAGATTTGAATTTGAATTTTTAAAATATGATTATGTACCAAATGAGGTAGCAGATAAGGTTATTGAAGAAGTTAAAAAAGATAAAGAAGAAAAATAG
- a CDS encoding MalY/PatB family protein, which produces MKYNFDEIIKRGKRNSIKWNSKYYKAMFNNHEDLLSMWVADMDFRVSDGIQNRLKKLIDHGIYGYGAIDDEYYEAIIRWNKLRNGWDIPKEAICHTPGIVPAINYILQTYTKEKDSVMIFTPVYGPFKRSIINNKRIVVTCPLLKDENNNYNLDFQKMEMLIKEKDVKMIIFCSPHNPIGRVWRKEEIEKVADICLDNKVLMICDEIHSDLIFGDNKFVSYGNLDEKYLENGIICNAVSKTFNLAGMQVSNIIIHNTVLREKYKQTLALYNIGAPNAFAIEAVKGAYLESDEWYKEMKEYIYNNMVFAKEYIDKNLPKLKYNIPQGTYLGWIDFNAYNLYGKEMEDVFEEKIKVGIDYGHWFGEEGKGFIRMNFACPREVVIEALVRVKKYIDTLEK; this is translated from the coding sequence ATGAAATATAATTTTGATGAAATAATTAAACGTGGAAAAAGAAATTCTATAAAATGGAATAGTAAATATTATAAGGCTATGTTTAATAATCATGAAGATTTACTTTCTATGTGGGTAGCAGATATGGATTTTAGAGTATCTGATGGAATACAAAATAGATTAAAAAAACTTATAGATCATGGAATATATGGATATGGGGCAATAGATGATGAATATTATGAGGCAATCATAAGATGGAATAAACTTAGAAATGGTTGGGATATTCCTAAAGAAGCTATATGTCATACTCCGGGAATAGTACCAGCTATAAATTATATTTTACAAACTTATACAAAAGAAAAGGATAGTGTAATGATATTTACTCCAGTTTATGGACCTTTTAAAAGAAGTATTATAAATAATAAAAGAATTGTAGTAACATGCCCATTATTAAAAGATGAAAATAATAATTATAATTTAGATTTTCAAAAAATGGAAATGTTAATAAAAGAAAAAGATGTTAAAATGATAATCTTCTGTTCTCCTCATAATCCTATTGGGAGAGTATGGAGAAAAGAAGAAATAGAGAAAGTAGCAGATATTTGTTTAGATAATAAGGTTTTAATGATATGTGATGAAATTCATTCTGATTTAATTTTTGGAGATAATAAATTTGTTTCTTATGGAAATTTAGATGAAAAATATTTAGAAAATGGTATTATCTGTAATGCAGTAAGTAAAACTTTTAACCTAGCTGGAATGCAAGTATCGAATATAATCATTCACAATACTGTATTGAGAGAAAAATATAAACAAACACTAGCCCTTTATAATATAGGAGCACCAAATGCTTTTGCTATTGAGGCTGTAAAAGGAGCTTACTTAGAAAGTGATGAATGGTATAAAGAAATGAAAGAATATATTTATAATAATATGGTATTTGCTAAAGAATATATTGACAAAAATTTACCTAAATTAAAATATAATATACCTCAAGGGACATATTTAGGTTGGATAGATTTTAATGCTTATAACTTATATGGTAAAGAGATGGAAGATGTTTTTGAAGAAAAAATTAAAGTTGGAATAGATTATGGACATTGGTTTGGAGAAGAGGGAAAAGGATTTATAAGAATGAATTTTGCTTGTCCAAGGGAGGTTGTAATAGAAGCTTTGGTTAGAGTA